The following coding sequences lie in one Niabella agricola genomic window:
- a CDS encoding histidine kinase encodes MSISCIKRLLTGLLLILFTGAAASAQSKADSWESVSGQGKGTITVLWDEIEPFIYRTKEGTLIGVEYELMEGLKTFLKKHYNVQLEINWKEVSAFEDIYPLIRDAARPGIFAVSYYSITEARKKDVRFSPPYMPDLNVLVTNNQVPVFESRADFRTQVKSLHGYTQRGTTMETDLRQLQTQYFPALPVSYDTDDYAILKRVSQTPGSMAYVPVAIYVVALQRGYKIKRQRLFDVHREGFAAIYPKNSDWEAPVTAYFNSEECHTLVASLIRKYLGEEVAAIILGVSAADDDQDSSDDIGLLTKEREIVTHRLMDAAVELERQQWYRNMTLLLLGCSVVFILLLYTRFRTKQRLNSALKQRNQLISAQNAQIDQMNRRLQLKVLQTRMNPHFLFNSLNAIQYFVMGGDNRLTLQYIKRFSGFLRKLIQFGDETVITLADEIALLKAYLWLEQSRFPDLLEYEVTATNADPNQQLLPLLTHAIVEKQLYKRLLDHGIPGKLQVQFNPGTDVLTVVITVAITGNAVPGEADVDESTSDERNSLYERIRLFNRNSKRKISVITEEHATLSTTIITVPQPLFEPVTAGSNGS; translated from the coding sequence ATGTCTATTTCCTGTATCAAACGATTATTAACGGGTTTATTGCTCATTCTTTTCACAGGTGCTGCAGCGTCTGCGCAATCAAAGGCGGATTCCTGGGAAAGCGTATCCGGGCAGGGAAAGGGGACCATTACGGTGCTTTGGGATGAAATCGAGCCGTTTATTTACAGAACCAAAGAGGGAACGCTGATAGGCGTGGAGTATGAATTAATGGAGGGGCTCAAAACCTTTCTGAAGAAGCATTACAACGTGCAGCTCGAAATTAACTGGAAGGAAGTTAGTGCATTTGAAGACATTTACCCCCTTATCAGGGATGCTGCCCGGCCGGGGATTTTTGCCGTTTCCTATTATTCCATAACAGAAGCGCGAAAGAAGGATGTTCGCTTTTCACCGCCCTATATGCCGGATCTCAACGTACTTGTAACCAATAACCAGGTGCCTGTATTTGAAAGCCGGGCGGACTTTCGTACACAAGTAAAATCGTTGCACGGGTATACGCAGCGTGGTACTACCATGGAAACGGACCTCCGGCAACTGCAGACGCAATATTTTCCGGCGCTGCCGGTTTCTTACGATACGGATGATTATGCAATTTTAAAGCGGGTGTCACAAACCCCGGGGTCGATGGCCTATGTGCCGGTGGCCATTTATGTGGTGGCCCTGCAAAGGGGATATAAGATTAAGCGCCAGCGGCTGTTTGATGTTCATCGCGAGGGATTTGCGGCAATATATCCGAAAAACAGCGACTGGGAGGCCCCGGTAACCGCTTATTTTAATTCTGAGGAATGCCATACATTGGTGGCGTCCCTGATCCGGAAATACCTGGGAGAAGAGGTGGCGGCGATCATCCTGGGTGTTTCGGCGGCTGATGACGATCAGGACAGCTCAGATGATATCGGCCTGCTGACCAAGGAACGCGAAATAGTAACCCACCGGCTGATGGATGCTGCAGTTGAACTGGAACGACAGCAGTGGTATCGCAATATGACGTTGTTGCTGCTGGGTTGCTCGGTTGTGTTCATACTGCTGCTTTATACAAGATTTCGCACCAAGCAACGGCTAAACAGTGCGCTGAAACAACGCAATCAGCTGATCAGTGCGCAAAATGCGCAGATTGACCAGATGAATCGCAGGCTGCAGTTAAAAGTGTTGCAAACCCGTATGAATCCGCACTTTTTGTTCAATTCGCTAAACGCGATACAGTATTTTGTTATGGGAGGAGATAACCGGCTGACGCTCCAGTATATTAAGCGTTTTTCCGGCTTTTTAAGAAAACTGATCCAGTTTGGCGATGAAACGGTTATTACATTGGCAGACGAAATAGCCTTGCTGAAAGCCTATCTTTGGCTGGAGCAAAGCCGCTTTCCCGACCTGTTGGAATATGAAGTGACTGCAACAAACGCAGACCCTAACCAGCAGTTGCTTCCGCTGCTTACACATGCTATCGTGGAGAAACAGCTGTATAAACGGCTCCTGGATCATGGAATACCGGGTAAACTGCAGGTGCAGTTTAATCCCGGTACAGACGTACTTACCGTAGTGATAACCGTAGCCATAACGGGTAATGCAGTGCCAGGGGAAGCGGATGTTGATGAAAGCACATCGGATGAGCGCAATTCGCTGTACGAGCGGATCCGGCTTTTTAACCGGAATAGTAAACGTAAAATATCCGTGATCACCGAAGAACATGCAACCTTAAGTACAACCATTATCACTGTTCCGCAACCGCTGTTTGAACCGGTGACCGCCGGAAGCAACGGCTCATAA